Proteins from one Podospora pseudocomata strain CBS 415.72m chromosome 4, whole genome shotgun sequence genomic window:
- a CDS encoding hypothetical protein (COG:O; EggNog:ENOG503NU05; MEROPS:MER0000338) — protein sequence MQLLRATTCLLLPTLALAAPPVREAPLLTPRGAAASQLIDGSYIVKLRDGSSDAVLQGAVKGLSTQHLYKAGRFKGFAAKLSTAKLAAIRRLPEVEFVEQDAVVQAYDFLTQEDVPWGLARISHRSPGQTSYVYDESAGEGTCSYIIDTGIYVNHTQFTNRAHWLANFIDTDNTDGNGHGTHVAGTIGGVTYGVSKKTSLYAVKVLRASGSGTLAAVIAGIDFVAADFPTRGCPNGATANLSLGASRSTAVNAAAAAAVRAGVFLSVAAGNSADDAFFYSPASEETVCTVGATDEGDVRAWFSNYGEGVDVFAPGVGVESAWIGGPSATNTISGTSMAAPHVAGLASYLLALLGPKTPAELCEYIRETSTNGTITDLPTGTFNGIAFNGNPGAL from the exons ATGCAGCTCCTCCGGGCCACcacctgcctcctcctcccaaccctgGCGTTGGCCGCTCCTCCTGTCAGGGAGGCAcctctcctcaccccccgCGGTGCAGCCGCCTCTCAGCTCATCGACGGGAGCTACATCGTCAAGCTCAGAGACGGCAGCAGCGATGCCGTCCTCCAGGGTGCGGTCAAGGGGCTGAGCACCCAGCACCTCTACAAGGCCGGCCGGTTCAAGGGCTTCGCCGCCAAGCTGTCCACTGCGAAGCTGGCTGCCATCCGCAGGCTTCCCGAG GTCGAATTCGTCGAACAAGACGCCGTGGTCCAGGCATATGATTTCCTCACCCAGGAGGACGTCCCCTGGGGCCTCGCCCGCATCTCCCACCGCAGCCCAGGCCAGACCTCGTACGTCTACGACGAGTCCGCCGGCGAGGGCACCTGCAGCTACATCATCGACACGGGCATCTACGTCAACCACACT CAATTCACCAACCGCGCCCACTGGCTAGCAAACTTCATCGACACCGACAACACAGACGGCAACGGCCACGGCACCCACGTGGCCGGCACCATCGGCGGCGTCACCTACGGCGTGTCCAAAAAAACAAGCCTCTACGCCGTCAAAGTCCTCCGCGCCTCCGGGTCCggcaccctcgccgccgtcatcgCGGGCATCGACTTTGTCGCCGCCGACTTTCCCACCCGGGGCTGCCCCAACGGCGCGACGGCCAACCTGTCCCTCGGCGCGTCGAGGAGCACGGCCgtcaacgccgccgccgccgccgccgtcaggGCCGGGGTTTTCCTCAGCGTCGCGGCCGGCAACAGCGCCGACGACGCCTTCTTCTACAGCCCAGCGAGCGAGGAGACGGTCTGCACCGTTGGGGCGacggatgagggggatgtgaGGGCTTGGTTTTCGAACTacggggagggggtcgaCGTTTTTGCGCCCGGGGTCGGGGTGGAGAGCGCGTGGATTGGGGGGCCGAGCGCAACG AACACCATTTCGGGAACGTCGATGGCGGCGCCGCATGTGGCCGGTTTGGCTTCGTATCTGCTTGCGCTGCTGGGACCAAAGACGCCGGCGGAGCTGTGCGAGTACATTAGGGAGACGTCCACCAACGGCACCATCACGGATCTGCCCACGGGGACCTTCAACGGGATTGCGTTCAACGGAAACCCGGGGGCTTTGTAA
- a CDS encoding hypothetical protein (EggNog:ENOG503NXHR; COG:E), producing the protein MTRPAKTKAIMPAEEAKDTTHEVISSYFIGPRAENLPQFRENITTILDELQLARKNYFEQDENDFTFIPSSIQTSPSFLASAARTKTAVQQTARLLGQHSIPFWSPRYQAHMCTDLSMPALLGYFMTMLYNPNNVAIEASPLSTVAEIEVGEQLCELFGFEEQDKAWGHVTCDGTVANIEALWVARNLKYYPLSVRKAMDDEDGPLRFISEEFKVRTCEGRSKLLKEMSLWEMVNLRVKTVVDIPGLLHEQFGITPEWLEKAMAEYNVQTVGKEALNRHFGVGEGMDGQFFVPSTKHYSWPKAAALVGLGSDNAVSVGVDHDARVDLDKLEKLLEERFARQQPVYSVVAVIGSTEEGAVDPLEKILAMRQRFQARGMSFMVHADAAWGGYFATMLPREGQDDADRDGGDDGLVPDLSLRVETQQSLFALRYCDSITVDPHKAGYIPYPAGALTYRDGRIKNLVTWTSPYLSRGAVTSIGIYGVEGSKPGASAVSTWLSNKCIGLDQKGYGALLAEACFTSSRLSALWAALSTPRDSFVCTPFNALPSESSSDPREVEREKQRIREEILNKSNTEIIAQDSITINQADKTITLLRALGSDLNINAFALNWRHPDGCLNTDVEEANYLMERVISRLSVDHPDDNPSSIPLYLTSTEFEYKDYGDCATNFKRRLGLDTSTPHEKLMVLRNVVMSPLATMDGDHGRFINMLGETFRELVEKEVKVCQARNDDSPDYHSFWIRGRGTARTVYLSYRPMFHLAKHRKQIILEAEFASEEGQRAYSLLEGNTGDDEIILKTSDKIDLDSLLSSRTSSTTLVGNLSTSSNGTILPRTPLTILSILKNRPLNTSSHDDTYPSGFCPFYLYGLPSHTSSPSETPHQLYIDHILTKSPNIFLSSPIELTLDNEQPIPFSTALTKGAILALEGIHEAALQPFPADHPLPANFFFNPGREFRVSIWGDDRAPDASARGLLTEIKKTEPIARGKLVLKEDVGGMVVDVERINRDPWKETEEQKVSLWRKRFGKVGKEIDRGVSISGGKREATTNGVVADGNGVRVCPNCGE; encoded by the exons ATGACTCGTCCGGCCAAAACCAAAGCCATCATGCCCGCCGAAGAGGCCAAGGACACCACCCACGAGGTGATCAGCTCCTACTTCATTGGCCCCCGCGCCGAGAACCTCCCCCAATTCCGAGAAAACATCACCACGATCCTCGACGAACTCCAACTCGCCCGCAAGAACTACTTTGAACAAGAT GAAAACGACTTCACCTTCATTCCCTCCTCTATCCagacctctccctccttcctcgcctccgccgcccggACCAAGACCGCCGTCCAGCAAACGGCGcgcctcctcggccagcacTCCATCCCCTTTTGGTCCCCCCGGTACCAAGCTCACATGTGCACCGACCTCAGCATGCCTGCCCTGCTGGGCTACTTCATGACCATGCtctacaaccccaacaacgtTGCCATTGAAGCCTCCCCCTTGTCCACCGTCGCTGAGATCGAAGTCGGTGAGCAGCTCTGCGAGCTGTTTGGTTTTGAAGAGCAGGACAAGGCCTGGGGCCATGTCACCTGCGATGGCACCGTTGCCAACATTGAAGCTCTGTGGGTGGCGAGAAACCTAAAGTATTACCCGCTGTCTGTGAGGAAGGCAATGGATGACGAAGATGGCCCGTTGAGATTTATCAGTGAGGAGTTCAAAGTCCGAACTTGTGAGGGCAGGTCGAAGCTGCTGAAGGAGATGAGTTTGTGGGAGATGGTGAACCTGAGGGTGAAAACTGTTGTGGATATCCCCGGGCTCTTGCACGAGCAGTTTGGGATCACGCCGGagtggttggagaaggcgatGGCAGAGTACAATGTTCAGACGGTAGGGAAGGAGGCGCTGAATCGAcattttggggttggtgaggggatggatgggcagTTCTTTGTGCCCAGCACCAAGCACTACTCctggcccaaagcagcagcgCTGGTTGGATTGGGGTCCGATAATGCTGTCAGTGTTGGGGTTGACCATGATGCGAGGGTTGATCTTGATaagctggagaagctgctggaggagcgGTTTGCTAGGCAACAGCCTGTTTATTCGGTTGTAGCTGTCATTGGGTCCACGGAAGAAGGGGCCGTGGATCCGTTGGAGAAGATCCTGGCCATGAGACAGCGATTTCAAGCACGGGGCATGTCATTTATGGTTCATGCCGATGCAGCCTGGGGAGGCTACTTCGCCACGATGCTGCCTCGAGAGGGCCAGGATGATGCCGACAGAGACGGGGGCGATGACGGCCTTGTGCCGGACCTGAGCTTGAGGGTCGAGACACAACAATCTCTCTTTGCTTTGCGGTACTGCGACTCGATCACGGTCGACCCCCACAAGGCAGGGTACATCCCCTATCCTGCTGGTGCACTGACGTATCGAGACGGGAGGATCAAGAATCTTGTGACATGGACAAGTCCGTACTTGTCTCGAGGGGCAGTCACCAGTATTGGGATTTATGGTGTGGAGGGAAG CAAGCCAGGTGCATCAGCTGTCTCGACATGGCTGTCTAACAAGTGCATAGGGCTTGATCAGAAGGGATACGGCGCTCTTTTGGCAGAAGCATGCTTCACCTCGTCTCGT CTCTCGGCCCTCTGGGCCGCACTCTCCACCCCAAGAGACTCGTTCGTCTGCACTCCCTTCAACGCATTGCCTTCAGAATCCTCTTCTGATCCGAGGGAGGTCGAGCGAGAAAAGCAGAGAATCAGAGAAGAAATCCTCAACAAGTCAAACACCGAGATCATCGCCCAGGACAGCATCACCATAAACCAGGCCGACAAAACCATCACACTTCTCCGCGCCCTTGGCTCGGATCTCAATATCAACGCCTTTGCTCTCAACTGGCGCCACCCAGATGGCTGCCTCAACACcgatgttgaagaagcaaACTACCTCATGGAGCGTGTCATCAGTCGTCTATCGGTCGACCATCCTGATGACAACCCTTCTTCCATCCCATTGTACTTGACCTCCACAGAGTTTGAGTACAAGGACTACGGAGACTGCGCCACCAACTTCAAGCGACGTCTCGGGCTTGACACCAGCACCCCTCACGAAAAGCTAATGGTGCTTCGTAACGTGGTGATGAGTCCCTTGGCAACCATGGACGGAGACCACGGCCGATTCATCAACATGCTCGGCGAGACTTTCCGAGAGCTTGTCGAAAAGGAAGTCAAAGTATGCCAGGCACGAAACGACGACAGCCCAGATTATCACAGCTTCTGGATCAGAGGCCGTGGCACGGCCAGGACTGTTTACCTGTCTTACAGACCCATGttccacctcgccaagcACCGCAAGCAAATCATTCTGGAGGCAGAGTTTGCCAGCGAAGAGGGTCAGCGGGCGTACAGCCTGTTGGAAGGCAACACAGGCGACGATGAGATCATCCTCAAAACCTCTGACAAAATCGACCTCGACTCTTTACTTTCCTCCAGGACATCCAGCACAACCCTCGTCGGAAATCTCAGCACCTCGTCCAA TggcaccatcctcccccgcaCCCCCCTgaccatcctctccatcctcaaaaaCCGCCCCTtgaacacctcctcccacgaCGACACCTACCCCTCCGGCTTCTGCCCGTTCTACCTCTACGGCCTCCCCAGCcatacctcctccccatcagaAACCCCCCACCAGCTCTACATCGACCACATCCTCACCAAATCCCCCaacatcttcctctcctcccccatcgaACTAACCCTCGACAATGAACAgcccatccccttctccaccgccctcacAAAAGGGGCAATTCTCGCCCTCGAAGGCATCCACGAAGCAGCACTCCAACCCTTCCCCGCtgaccacccccttcccgcaaacttcttcttcaaccccggGAGGGAGTTTAGAGTATCGATATGGGGTGACGATCGCGCACCTGATG CTAGCGCGAGGGGTCTGCTGACAGAAATCAAAAAGACCGAACCCATAGCTAGGGGGAAACTCGTCCTGAAAGAAGACGTCGGGGgtatggtggtggatgtggagagGATTAACCGGGATCCGTGgaaggagacggaggagcagaaggTCAGTCTCTGGCGGAAGAGGTTTGGCaaggttgggaaggagatTGATAGGGGGGTTTCAATATctggggggaagagggaggccaCAACGAATGGGGTGGTTGcggatgggaatggggtgCGTGTTTGTCCGAACTGTGGTGAGTAG
- a CDS encoding hypothetical protein (EggNog:ENOG503PGDI): MAVQSLRRLVAASVWLPAGVYSHIAGTERFNPTSPVETGLAPARVGHLEFQHPPAPTPHARALFQRQSGENTCGFVGDERVPFTCSAEWGAECRVNSDARAIGCCLSTACNIWTACLPYTSSRLASNRDTDRTMYCSDLDEPECATLVYADGDYSGWTIPLCAATSVVLPIFDITSSSNGGGRNGVANPTDGGGVANPTDSVNDDNNNNRNLDTTNSNSKTPEEAVASTVNTALIVGAVVGGISFLAMVGIIIFLIIYCGRRKKRNQELRLQQAGQPTTIAGAGAGDGGTAPPNLAPPPEQQMSTVPDGAPPMGFAQGAYAHHGDNKPAMQESVTPVTSVAHVTPTGTPAPGYTAVAGQHQQQQQQQQQWGSPPAPVSPQFTGQVGNQQPAMPVSPQVTGYGMYAGQQSQPQQAQQQAGVYFPSNAVELSTQRGDGQVHEVQ, encoded by the exons ATGGCCGTCCAAAGTCTTCGCCGGCTGGTCGCCGCCTCGGTATGGCTTCCTGCTGGTGTTTACTCACACATTGCGGGGACTGAGCGATTCAACCCGACATCGCCAGTTGAGACTGGACTGGCACCCGCACGGGTTGGCCACCTCGAATTCCAGCACCCACCagcacccaccccccatgcgagagccctcttccaacgGCAGTCTGGGGAGAACACCTGCGGGTTCGTGGGTGATGAGCGGGTCCCATTTACATGCAGCGCAGAATGGGGAGCAGAGTGCCGTGTAAACTCGGATGCCCGCGCCATCGGCTGCTGTctctccaccgcctgcaACATCTGGACCGCCTGTCTTCCCTACACGTCCTCCCGCCTGGCATCAAACCGTGACACAGACCGAACCATGTACTG CTCCGACCTGGACGAGCCAGAATGTGCCACCTTGGTCTACGCCGACGGCGACTACAGCGGCTGGACCATTCCCCTCTGTGCAGCCACGTCCGTGGTCCTGCCCATCTTCGACATCACTTCCAGTTCCAACGGGGGTGGGAGAAACGGCGTCGCCAACCCGactgatggcggcggcgttgCCAACCCGACCGACAGcgtcaacgacgacaacaacaacaaccgcaacctcgacaccaccaactcTAACAGCAAGACCCCCGAGGAAGCCGTGGCTTCGACGGTGAACACTGCCTTGATCGTTGGCGCGGTAGTCGGTGGTATCA GCTTCCTAGCAATGGTaggcatcatcatcttcctcatcatctacTGCGGCCGCCGCAAGAAGAGAAACCAGGAACTCCGCCTCCAACAAGCAggccagccaaccaccattgctggtgctggtgctggtgacgGTGGTACCGCTCCTCCAAACcttgctccccctcctgagCAGCAAATGTCCACCGTCCCAGATGGCGCACCGCCGATGGGATTCGCCCAGGGAGCCTACGCCCATCATGGAGATAACAAGCCGGCCATGCAGGAGAGCGTCACGCCGGTTACCAGTGTGGCGCACGTGACGCCCACGGGAACGCCAGCGCCGGGATAcactgctgttgctggacagcatcagcaacaacaacagcagcagcagcagtggggATCTCCTCCGGCGCCGGTGTCGCCTCAGTTCACGGGGCAGGTGGGGAATCAGCAGCCGGCGATGCCAGTTTCACCACAGGTGACGGGATATGGGATGTACGCAGGTCAACAGTCGCAGCCGCAACAAGCACAGCAACAGGCCGGGGTTTATTTCCCGAGCAATGCCGTCGAGCTAAGCACGCAGAGGGGTGATGGGCAGGTGCATGAGGTTCAGTAG
- a CDS encoding hypothetical protein (COG:S; EggNog:ENOG503NYBH): MPINVHHTESHSLKESIGRKEGNVTIPPHRVEPFSETLSHSTAMNLPIIRCCTGPSDGVFNHHACQNHQLVMDSIPADAHTREVFYVGGEYVDDGTGNETVYGQVYVEHLVPVRTPLQKYPIVFIPGSSRTGIDFLTTPANNDNTNSPTQQSWSSHFLSLSHELYLIDPPFRGRSPWHPPNHLSSSSSSPYLTFGAGPLQKAWATPPSSTQWPDSPPAGKGSPAFDHVMRSTHPQLANLAEEQSVAQKSLAALLDKIGKPAILLAHSMGCKIAWLLADARPGLVRAIVAVEPAGPAFQMRGMGGLRKEPTVFGLTEVRLGFEPAVGEGGEGLRRRLVKPGEEGLLECWLQDDGEAGEVRKLVNLRRVEVLVVTGEGSPHKGYDWGTVEFLRQAGVEGVEHLVLRGEAGGVLEGRGGGGNGHMMMLERNRGRIGEVLGQWVGRRV; this comes from the exons ATGCCA ATAAATGTCCATCATACAGAAAGCCATTCTCTAAAAGAGAGCATAGGTCGCAAGGAAGGTAACGTCACAATTCCCCCGCACCGGGTCGAGCCTTTTTCCGAGACCCTGTCCCACTCGACTGCCATGAACCTACCTATCATCCGATGTTGCACTGGCCCTTCTGATGGCGTTTTCAACCATCATGCTTGCCAAAATCATCAACTGGTAATGGACAGTATTCCGGCCGACGCACATACCCGGGAGGTGTTTTACGTTGGCGGCGAATATGTTGATGACGGCACCGGCAATGAGACGGTATACGGGCAGGTGTAtgtcgagcacctcgtccCAGTCCGTACACCCCTTCAGAAATACCCCATAGTCTTCATCCCTGGAAGCAGTCGCACAGGCATT gacttcctcaccaccccagccaacaacgacaacaccaactcGCCCACCCAACAAAGCTGGTCCTCccacttcctctccctctcccacgagCTCTACCTCATCGACCCCCCCTTCCGCGGCCGCTCCCCCTGGcaccctcccaaccacctctcctcctcctcctcctccccatacCTCACCTTCGGCGCGGGccccctccaaaaagccTGGGCcaccccgccctcctccacccaatGGCCCGACAGTCCCCCCGCAGGCAAAGGCTCCCCCGCCTTCGACCACGTCATGAGGTCGACCCACCCGCAGCTCGCCAACCTGGCAGAAGAGCAATCCGTCGCCCAAAAGTCTCTGGCGGCCCTCCTGGACAAGATCGGCAagcccgccatcctcctggCTCACAGCATGGGCTGCAAGATAGCCTGGCTGCTCGCCGACGCGCGGCCGGGGCTGGTGAGGGCGATTGTGGCCGTGGAGCCTGCCGGGCCGGCGTTTCagatgagggggatgggggggttgaggaaggagccgACCGTGTTTGGGCTGAccgaggtgaggttggggtttgagcctgcggttggggaggggggggaggggttgaggaggcggttggtcaagccgggggaggaggggctgttGGAGTGTTGGCTTCAGGACGATGGGGAAGccggggaggtgaggaagctGGTGAATTTGAGaagggtggaggtgttggtcgtgacgggggaggggtcgcCTCATAAGGGGTATGACTGGGGGACGGTGGAGTTTTTGAGGCAggctggggtggagggggtggagcaTTTAGTGCTGAGGGGAGAGGCGGGAGGGGTtctggaggggagggggggaggggggaacgGACatatgatgatgttggagaggaaTAGGGGGCggattggggaggttttgggccagtgggttgggaggagggtgtga
- a CDS encoding hypothetical protein (EggNog:ENOG503PE3A) gives MSRNVYSLILDAGPMHETTSHIFHDVVHRDDAWQRAARTQFGLESDDGDLAALCRAGQHPSMQSLNRITQIYKCAGFTEALAALASGTSSRGVRFGGNFDAGTPWSAAEVNPLVEKHSKLDVDEWVETYFDRADHTMFVDPEKRVPNGPAVPQVL, from the coding sequence ATGTCCAGAAATGTTTACTCGTTGATATTGGACGCTGGCCCGATGCACGAAACAACCAGCCACATCTTTCACGACGTGGTGCACAGGGATGACGCCTGGCAGCGTGCCGCGCGAACCCAGTTCGGTCTTGAGTCCGACGACGGCGATTTGGCAGCCCTCTGCCGGGCGGGCCAGCACCCATCCATGCAATCTCTAAACAGAATCACTCAAATTTACAAGTGCGCCGGCTTCACAGAAGCTCTCGCTGCGCTAGCTTCCGGTACCTCTTCTCGGGGTGTCCGCTTTGGCGGCAACTTCGATGCCGGCACGCCCTGGAGCGCCGCAGAAGTCAACCCTCTTGTCGAGAAACACAGCAAACTCGATGTCGATGAGTGGGTAGAAACGTATTTTGACAGGGCTGATCACACCATGTTTGTTGACCCCGAAAAAAGGGTACCAAACGGTCCCGCCGTACCCCAAGTTCTTTGA